In Candidatus Methylomirabilota bacterium, the DNA window GGTATTGCTGGCCCGGCGGGCCCCAGCGGTCCTCCACCTTGGAGCGTGCCCAGGCCATCACGGCATCGATGTGGCGGATGGTGTACGGGTCCCGGATCCCCGCGATGGCCAGGGCGCGCTCGCCGACCTTCCCGGCGCCCTCGAGCTTGATGCGGTAGACAGGATCTCGCCGGAACGCGAACCCGCTCACCCGGGCGGTTTGCTCGTCGACCTGCTCGTAGCGGCAGTGGGTCATGTCGAGCGCGCCCCCCGCCACGTGCTCGAAGAAAGGATTCGCGCGCTCGTACATGGCGTGGCTCGCCACCGAGGCGACCGTGCAGCGCTGCCCCGGGTGCATGGCGGTGACGGAGACGGTATCCCGCGTCACCGTGCCCATGATGCTCTCCTTGCCCATGAAGGGCTCGGCCGCGAAGGAGGCGCACTCGAGCACCTTGCCCAGGTAATACGACGCCGCCTCGGGAAAGCCCGCGCGGATGGCCGGGGCCGCGAAGAGGCACGAGTCGCTCGAGCGCCCGGCGATGACCACGTCGGCGCCCTCGTCCAGCGCCCGGATGATGGGCACGCCCATGACGGCCACGAGCCGGGCGGTCCGGGCCAGAGTCTCCGTGGTGAGGCGTGGGCGTCCGTCCAGTCCGTCGACGTGAACGCCATTCTCGAGGCGTCGCGCCAGCTCCTCGCGGCTCACCTGAGAGTAGATGGTGGCGAGCTTGAAAGGCGCCAGACCATGCTGGCGCGCGAGGTCGCGGATGATCTCCGCATACTCGTTCACGCCGCGATCCGTGCCGGTGTCGGAGGCGGAGCCCACGATCATGGGAACGCCGAGCCCCCGCGCGGCCAGGAGCATCAGCTCCAGGTCGTGCCGCTGCCACTCTTCGGGACTGCAGCGCTCGTCGGCGCCCAGGGGCTGGGGGCCGATATCGCAGCTCCCGGAGTCCGCGACAATCGCATCGGGCCGACGTGCCACCCCGATCTCGAAGCTGCCTCGCTCGATGGGGGTAAACCCCAGATGCCCGGTCGGCGAGAGAATGGTCAGACGATCCGACATGGATGCTCGCGTCCCTTTCCGTCGACGGCCCTTGACCGCGGGCCGTCGCTCCTGGGGCGCTAGCAGTCTAACGCGTTACTGTCTCGTGGAGGAGGGCTGGGGCCCGAGATGTCGTCCAGGACCTGGCGCACCGTCCGCACCAGCGTCTCCGGCGCGAAGGGCTTG includes these proteins:
- a CDS encoding acyclic terpene utilization AtuA family protein: MSDRLTILSPTGHLGFTPIERGSFEIGVARRPDAIVADSGSCDIGPQPLGADERCSPEEWQRHDLELMLLAARGLGVPMIVGSASDTGTDRGVNEYAEIIRDLARQHGLAPFKLATIYSQVSREELARRLENGVHVDGLDGRPRLTTETLARTARLVAVMGVPIIRALDEGADVVIAGRSSDSCLFAAPAIRAGFPEAASYYLGKVLECASFAAEPFMGKESIMGTVTRDTVSVTAMHPGQRCTVASVASHAMYERANPFFEHVAGGALDMTHCRYEQVDEQTARVSGFAFRRDPVYRIKLEGAGKVGERALAIAGIRDPYTIRHIDAVMAWARSKVEDRWGPPGQQYQLYYHVYGRDGVMGPWEPRRALPAHELCLVVEAVAPRFEDAEVICALATRNLFYARLPEVKGTAGTAALMMDEVLRGKAGYEWTVNHVLPLADPLELITVKLEVAGG